One genomic window of Arvicanthis niloticus isolate mArvNil1 chromosome 24, mArvNil1.pat.X, whole genome shotgun sequence includes the following:
- the Pebp1 gene encoding phosphatidylethanolamine-binding protein 1, whose amino-acid sequence MAADISQWAGPLCLQEVDEPPQHPLRVDYGGVTVDELGKVLTPTQVMNRPSSISWDGLDPGKLYTLVLTDPDAPSRKDPKFREWHHFLVVNMKGNDISSGTVLSDYVGSGPPSGTGLHRYVWLVYEQAQPLSCDEPILSNKSGDNRAKFKVESFRKKYNLGAPVAGTCYQAEWDDYVPKLYEQLEGK is encoded by the exons ATGGCCGCCGACATCAGCCAGTGGGCCGGGCCGCTATGCCTGCAGGAGGTGGACGAGCCGCCCCAGCACCCCCTACGGGTCGACTACGGCGGGGTGACGGTGGACGAGCTGGGCAAAGTGTTAACGCCCACCCAG GTTATGAATAGGCCCAGCAGCATCTCATGGGATGGCCTTGATCCTGGGAAACTCTACACCCTGGTCCTCACTGACCCGGATGCTCCTAGCCGGAAGGACCCCAAATTCAG GGAATGGCACCACTTCCTGGTGGTCAACATGAAGGGCAATGACATTAGCAGTGGCACTGTCCTCTCCGATTACGTGGGCTCCGGGCCTCCCAGTGGCACAG GTCTCCACCGCTACGTCTGGCTGGTGTACGAGCAGGCGCAGCCTCTGAGCTGCGATGAGCCCATCCTCAGCAACAAGTCTGGAGACAACCGTGCCAAGTTCAAGGTGGAGTCCTTCCGCAAGAAGTACAACCTGGGAGCCCCGGTGGCCGGCACGTGTTACCAAGCAGAGTGGGATGACTATGTGCCCAAACTGTACGAGCAGCTGGAAGGGAAGTAG